From a single Gammaproteobacteria bacterium genomic region:
- the glmM gene encoding phosphoglucosamine mutase produces MRRYFGTDGIRGRVGIWPITPEFVLKLGWAVGKVLARQGNGKVLIGKDTRISGYMFESVLEAGLSAAGIDTHLLGPMPTPAIAYLTRTLRAQAGIVISASHNPYYDNGIKFFSAQGTKLPDHLEAAIEEQLEQPMTTVDSAELGKAIRVVDAPGRYIEFCKSTVSSDMILTGLKLVVDCAQGASYHIASNVFRELGAEVIEIGVEPNGLNINLDCGATYPEMLRQRVLEEQADLGIALDGDGDRVVMIDHQGTILDGDELLYIIVKDRVLSGALKGGVVGTVMSNLGFEQALKQLGLDFVRVPVGDRHIMSELMKRCWHLGGEPSGHIVCLATTTTGDGIITALQVLAAMRHRDQSLATIRQGFTKYPQTLLNVKLSRLDCSIDKVRITEAVKAAEAALGLKGRVLLRKSGTEPLVRIMVEGEDGPHVQQLAEQLAKVVRAELEA; encoded by the coding sequence ATGCGACGTTATTTTGGCACTGATGGAATTCGGGGGCGTGTCGGTATCTGGCCAATTACGCCAGAATTTGTTTTAAAGTTAGGATGGGCGGTAGGTAAAGTCTTAGCCAGACAAGGCAATGGCAAAGTTTTAATTGGCAAAGATACCCGAATTTCTGGCTATATGTTTGAATCCGTCTTAGAGGCAGGTCTATCAGCCGCAGGCATTGATACCCATCTACTTGGCCCTATGCCTACCCCTGCCATTGCTTACCTTACACGGACACTGCGAGCCCAAGCCGGTATCGTAATAAGCGCCTCACACAATCCCTATTATGACAATGGCATCAAGTTTTTTTCAGCCCAAGGTACAAAATTACCTGATCATTTAGAAGCGGCGATTGAAGAACAACTAGAACAACCCATGACTACAGTGGATTCTGCAGAGCTTGGGAAAGCAATCCGTGTTGTTGATGCGCCGGGTCGTTATATTGAATTTTGTAAAAGCACAGTTTCTTCTGACATGATTTTAACGGGCCTTAAACTTGTCGTAGATTGTGCGCAAGGTGCTTCCTATCATATAGCTTCGAATGTATTTCGTGAGCTTGGCGCTGAAGTCATCGAAATCGGTGTTGAACCCAATGGACTCAATATCAATTTAGATTGTGGCGCAACTTATCCCGAAATGTTACGCCAACGCGTTCTCGAAGAACAAGCAGATTTAGGCATTGCACTGGATGGCGATGGTGATCGTGTAGTCATGATCGATCATCAAGGTACGATTCTTGATGGCGATGAGTTGCTTTACATCATCGTAAAAGATCGCGTTTTAAGCGGTGCCTTAAAAGGCGGGGTCGTGGGGACTGTAATGTCTAACCTCGGTTTTGAGCAAGCCTTAAAACAATTAGGCTTAGATTTTGTACGCGTACCAGTTGGTGATCGACATATTATGAGTGAATTAATGAAGCGATGTTGGCATTTGGGAGGCGAGCCTTCTGGTCACATTGTGTGTCTAGCAACGACAACAACTGGCGATGGTATTATTACTGCATTACAAGTTTTAGCAGCAATGCGACATCGCGATCAAAGTCTTGCTACGATCCGTCAAGGCTTTACTAAATACCCGCAAACCTTACTCAATGTTAAACTGAGCCGCTTGGACTGCTCCATTGATAAAGTACGCATTACTGAAGCTGTGAAAGCTGCTGAGGCTGCCTTAGGATTGAAGGGCCGCGTACTGTTGCGTAAGTCTGGTACTGAGCCACTAGTTCGGATAATGGTCGAGGGAGAAGATGGGCCACATGTACAACAATTAGCAGAACAGTTGGCTAAGGTTGTAAGAGCCGAGTTAGAAGCTTAA